In Fusobacterium hwasookii, a single window of DNA contains:
- a CDS encoding DUF4198 domain-containing protein: MLSKKLLIGALVATMSVTSFAHFQMIYTADSDISAKASVPFELIFTHPADGVEAHNMDIGKDEKGVINPVVEFFSVHNGEKKDLKSALKTSKFGPTSKQVTSYKFNLDKSSGLKGGGDWGLVFVPAPYYEASEEVYIQQVTKVLVNKDDLATDWNKRLAEGYPEIIPLSNPITWKGEIFRGQVVDKAGKPVANAEIEIEYLNSNIKNSKFVGELQKEKTATVIYADANGYFSFVPIHKGFWGFAALGAGGEMKHNGKELSQDAVLWIEAK, from the coding sequence ATGTTATCTAAAAAATTACTTATTGGAGCTCTTGTAGCTACTATGTCTGTTACTTCTTTTGCACATTTTCAAATGATTTATACAGCTGATTCTGATATTTCAGCAAAAGCTTCTGTGCCATTTGAATTAATCTTTACACATCCAGCAGATGGAGTAGAAGCACATAACATGGATATTGGGAAAGATGAAAAAGGAGTTATAAATCCTGTTGTAGAATTTTTCTCAGTTCATAATGGAGAAAAGAAAGATTTAAAATCTGCATTAAAAACTTCAAAATTTGGTCCTACTTCTAAACAAGTTACTTCTTATAAATTTAATTTAGATAAAAGTTCTGGATTAAAAGGTGGAGGAGATTGGGGATTAGTTTTTGTTCCTGCTCCTTATTATGAAGCATCTGAAGAAGTTTACATTCAACAAGTTACAAAAGTATTAGTTAATAAAGATGACTTAGCTACTGATTGGAATAAAAGATTAGCTGAGGGATATCCTGAAATAATTCCTTTATCTAATCCTATCACTTGGAAAGGTGAAATTTTTAGAGGACAAGTTGTTGATAAAGCTGGGAAACCAGTTGCTAATGCTGAAATAGAAATAGAATACTTAAATTCAAATATTAAAAATTCTAAATTTGTAGGAGAATTACAAAAAGAAAAAACTGCAACTGTCATCTATGCTGATGCAAATGGATATTTCTCTTTTGTCCCAATACATAAAGGATTTTGGGGATTTGCAGCACTAGGTGCAGGTGGAGAAATGAAACATAATGGAAAAGAACTTTCACAAGATGCTGTTCTTTGGATAGAAGCTAAATAG
- a CDS encoding M48 family metallopeptidase: protein MDYTVTKKKIKNFIIRIYPNLKIAISVPLHASNNDIENFIQSKKEWIETTLEKIKIAKESKNSLKENTIKILGKEIEKKIIESDLERIRLTDTSIYIYSKDITNLKIDKKLLEWKVEKLKAILDEYLVKYTKLLNRNINYYQIKKLSSAWGIYHKKENYISFNFDLIEKDIESIEYVVLHELCHIFYMNHQKDFWVLVEKYMPDYKIRRKKLKTFI, encoded by the coding sequence GTGGATTATACAGTTACTAAAAAGAAAATAAAAAATTTTATAATTAGAATATACCCTAATTTAAAAATTGCCATATCTGTTCCCCTACATGCAAGTAACAATGATATAGAAAATTTTATTCAAAGTAAAAAGGAATGGATAGAAACAACCTTAGAAAAAATAAAGATAGCCAAAGAAAGTAAAAATAGTTTAAAAGAAAATACTATAAAAATTTTAGGAAAAGAAATAGAGAAAAAAATTATTGAATCAGATTTAGAAAGAATAAGATTAACTGATACAAGTATCTATATATATTCAAAAGATATTACTAATCTTAAAATAGATAAAAAATTATTAGAATGGAAAGTTGAAAAGTTAAAAGCTATTTTAGATGAATATTTAGTTAAATATACTAAACTTTTAAATAGAAACATTAATTACTATCAAATAAAAAAACTCTCTTCTGCTTGGGGGATATACCACAAAAAAGAAAATTATATTAGTTTTAATTTTGATTTAATTGAAAAAGATATTGAATCTATTGAGTATGTTGTTTTACACGAATTATGTCATATATTCTATATGAATCATCAAAAAGATTTCTGGGTTTTAGTTGAAAAATATATGCCAGATTATAAAATAAGAAGAAAAAAATTGAAGACTTTCATTTAA